The following coding sequences lie in one Apium graveolens cultivar Ventura chromosome 3, ASM990537v1, whole genome shotgun sequence genomic window:
- the LOC141713281 gene encoding uncharacterized protein LOC141713281, which yields MASSSLLPSAGRSLLPDSPHFRSDQLSFPPKSFISIPNSGLKRSWIRASSAMEKAGVLSDNLDGWMRESVVEIVKSLKKSPLMLHVYCNESTELKPENAWGLENWRDLEKEWRDGERRSPDGIILVQQLEENKIEIVDLEEDKSRETKAWGVLIQGKGGGGGGMGRQTSRTACYLLKTCSVHSGLGLCGTHFTLVKVNNFRDSAFSQFKNSWLL from the coding sequence ATGGCGTCATCGTCGCTGCTTCCCTCCGCCGGAAGATCCCTTTTACCGGACTCTCCTCATTTCCGATCCGATCAATTATCATTCCCTCCTAAATCATTCATATCAATCCCTAATTCGGGTTTGAAAAGGTCTTGGATCCGGGCCTCTTCAGCGATGGAGAAAGCGGGAGTGTTGAGTGATAATCTGGACGGATGGATGAGAGAATCAGTGGTTGAGATTGTAAAGAGCTTGAAAAAATCGCCTCTAATGCTTCATGTATATTGTAATGAATCAACGGAGTTGAAACCCGAAAACGCTTGGGGTTTGGAGAACTGGAGAGATTTGGAGAAGGAATGGAGAGACGGAGAGAGGAGATCGCCTGATGGAATAATTCTTGTTCAACAACTAGAAGAGAATAAAATTGAAATTGTTGATTTGGAGGAGGATAAGAGTAGAGAGACAAAGGCCTGGGGAGTGTTGATACAGGGgaaaggaggaggaggaggagggaTGGGGAGACAAACTAGCAGGACAGCTTGTTATTTGTTGAAGACATGTAGTGTTCATTCTGGATTGGGACTTTGTGGGACTCATTTTACTCTGGTTAAGGTTAACAATTTCAGAGATTCTGCTTTTTCTCAATTCAAAAACAGTTGGTTGTTGTAG
- the LOC141714986 gene encoding uncharacterized protein LOC141714986: METIQLLNSIMPEIRSSVVYLTTAKDIWDDLAIIFAESNLPRVFQLKKDLMSLSQGSISITAYFTKFRSLIDKMDDFPPVPRCIYLSTSCQYAFLTKLDEYEQVHKLSQFIMGLSNHFTTVRG; this comes from the exons ATGGAGACAATCCAG TTGTTAAATTCAATTATGCCTGAAATTCGTAGTAGTGTTGTGTATTTGACTACTGCGAAGGATATTTGGGATGATTTGGCTATTATATTTGCAGAGAGCAATTTACCTAGGGTTTTCCAATTGAAAAAGGACTTAATGTCTCTGTCACAAGGATCAATATCAATAACTGCTTATTTTACTAAGTTTCGGTCTCTGATTGATAAAATGGATGATTTCCCTCCTGTGCCTCGATGTATATATTTGTCTACATCTTGTCAATATGCTTTTCTCACCAAATTGGATGAATATGAGCAAGTTCATAAGCTAAGTCAGTTTATTATGGGACTCAGTAATCATTTCACTACTGTGCGTGGATAA